A single window of Danio rerio strain Tuebingen ecotype United States chromosome 15, GRCz12tu, whole genome shotgun sequence DNA harbors:
- the ostn gene encoding osteocrin precursor — protein MLGCGCVLLSCLLTLTLFHCSAESLHIPQGRPEYVESSVVEGRSVQRGQMEQKTSGALSAKLLLHDQLVRLENDVIETKRKRSFPGSNTPLDRLSISTMDPKSNKQRKAVELPRRRVSVPIDRIGVGRLPSSRG, from the exons ATGCTGGGCTGTGGATGTGTGCTGCTCTCTTGTCTGCTGACACTGACCTTGTTCCACTGCAGTGCCGAAAGCCTTCACATACCGCAAGGAAGACCAGAG TATGTGGAATCTTCTGTCGTGGAGGGCCGCAGTGTCCAGCGAGGCCAAATGGAGCAGAAAACCTCAGGAGCACTGAGTGCTAAACTCCTCCTGCACGACCAGTTGGTTCGGCTGGAGAACGATGTCATTGAGACCAAAAGGAAACGAAGCTTCCCTGGATCCAACACGCCACTGGACCGTCTGTCAATCAGCACCATGGACCCTAAAAGCAACAAGCAGAG AAAGGCTGTTGAACTGCCGCGGCGGCGAGTCAGCGTGCCGATTGACCGGATTGGTGTAGGCCGCCTTCCCAGCAGCCGAGGATAA